A section of the Ensifer adhaerens genome encodes:
- a CDS encoding DUF1236 domain-containing protein, protein MPNILITSTLALSLSTVGVPAFAQTQQNTQGQTEQGQSTKCPAGTQCPTGDGQKSKESKTQGSTQQNETQGATQQNETQGSTKHKKKSADTQKSDTQQSATEQKKPDMNKTQQPGKSESSSDQKQSDQQQSGANTQSGNGQSSTEQNTDQGSTKQSNQSKSQSTQETQGSNSTTTNVTVKQKTEITQVIREEKVRPIDVDFDVAVGVVVPQATKVKLRPLPTRIVKVVPRYEGYLFFVLADGRIAIVDPSSLEIVLILA, encoded by the coding sequence ATGCCAAACATTCTTATCACAAGCACCTTGGCGCTAAGCCTCAGCACCGTTGGCGTTCCAGCCTTCGCCCAAACGCAGCAAAACACGCAGGGGCAGACCGAACAGGGTCAATCGACAAAATGCCCGGCTGGTACGCAATGCCCGACGGGCGATGGCCAAAAGAGTAAGGAGTCCAAGACGCAAGGCTCAACGCAACAAAACGAGACGCAGGGGGCAACACAGCAGAATGAAACTCAAGGCTCAACGAAACACAAAAAGAAGTCAGCCGATACTCAAAAGTCAGATACGCAACAATCTGCGACCGAGCAAAAAAAGCCTGATATGAACAAGACACAACAGCCGGGCAAGTCTGAAAGCAGCTCGGATCAGAAACAAAGCGATCAGCAACAAAGTGGCGCGAACACGCAGTCAGGCAACGGTCAGAGCTCCACGGAGCAGAACACCGATCAAGGTAGCACGAAACAGTCAAACCAGAGCAAATCCCAGTCGACCCAGGAAACACAGGGTTCCAATTCGACTACGACAAATGTGACTGTCAAGCAAAAGACCGAAATTACACAGGTGATCCGCGAAGAAAAGGTACGACCTATTGACGTCGACTTCGATGTTGCGGTCGGCGTCGTGGTTCCCCAGGCAACGAAGGTCAAGCTGAGACCGCTTCCGACGCGGATCGTAAAAGTTGTTCCTCGCTATGAAGGTTACCTGTTCTTCGTCCTGGCCGACGGCCGGATCGCGATCGTCGATCCTTCTTCGCTCGAAATTGTATTGATCCTCGCCTAG
- a CDS encoding response regulator, producing MAMGTDNGGQVLQGAKILVLEDEFFIALDVEAAMQTAGADVVGPFADLPQALAAASREDLSLAVLDIRLVSTTTKPVCDLLTERKIPFFFYSGQPLPDDMAVKYGKVPFVDKPARMDELVEAATLLLRAGRNKSELLA from the coding sequence ATGGCAATGGGGACCGATAACGGCGGTCAGGTACTTCAAGGCGCGAAAATACTTGTTTTGGAAGACGAGTTCTTCATCGCCCTGGACGTCGAAGCAGCGATGCAGACGGCCGGGGCGGATGTTGTCGGGCCTTTTGCTGATTTACCACAGGCGCTTGCGGCGGCTAGCCGGGAGGACCTCTCACTTGCGGTATTGGATATTCGCCTCGTCAGCACCACGACAAAGCCTGTTTGTGATTTGCTGACCGAACGAAAAATCCCCTTTTTCTTCTATAGTGGGCAGCCACTGCCTGATGACATGGCAGTGAAGTACGGCAAAGTTCCTTTCGTCGACAAGCCTGCCAGAATGGACGAACTGGTTGAAGCGGCGACGCTTCTCTTGCGAGCCGGCCGCAACAAGAGCGAACTCCTGGCCTAG
- a CDS encoding chemotaxis protein CheB, which translates to MDEELDLPIVAIGASAGGVQALQTFFDQMADDTNAAFVVIVHLDPEHRSELASIIAAHTSMPVTQVDRDAPLNANNVYVISPNRRLKIEDGTIAALPFEEKHARRAPIDLFLRSLAEDHGPAFAVILTGAGGDGAIGVTAIKEAGGIVLVQDPNEAEYASMPRSAIATEMADFVLPLPEITDRLAELLAARDHLPSTYVRSGDEDLLGRILAHVRVRTGHDFSQYKRATILRRIARRAQVTRKETLAEYYTYLRDTPEESQALFTDFLISVTMFFRDQAAFNSLMQNAIPQIFDTKEMEERIRVWVPGCATGEETYTIAILLLEEAARRDLSPEIQVFGSDLDDRALAIAREGRYPMTIESDLSEERLRRFFQREGEHYRVRRELRDVVMFASHSLLRDPPFSHLDMISCRNLLIYLDRPLQQQVCNTFHYALNAGGFLFLGSSENADHPAGLFRTVDREARIYRSLASNNDRRPALPVLLGPHHSAERAPIFTRPPSAGGSISDVALHRQMLEKIAPPSMLVDESHRAIHLSENAGRFLRPSGGPVSTDATDLVREEFRFDLRAALHRAFERNEATLSMPILAHLEGQQHRVYIQVKPVIQSGDPTRHVLVLFIEGESLEKTEEVLSENPDDRPAVNQTIRQLQEELQLAQNRLRVTREESEAANEELRAANEELQSMNEEYRSTAEELETSKEELQSINEELQTVNNELKLKLESVSRAHSDLQNLMAATDVATLFLNPSLRIKRFTPRLTEIFNVTQNDEGRPITDFTHQLEYENLAADARSVLENLAPVEHEVKSRNDGWYLVRIRPYRTIDDKIDGVVATFVDVTERRRAEEVARESKQRLEQASRLIDLSRSPIFVWDFDNGIKQWNRGSEELYGYSRDEAVGKRKEELLKTDVPGSSFEQLRQSLLGSGQWSGELRHTTKAGQVLTIESQIELLPLGDRRLVLESTRDVTDRKRWERRRQLLVNELSHRVKNTLAVVQSLARQTLRATSSSDEFVERFEGRLSALASAHQLLFKSEWRGAELGTLAMSQLNAYGGDKKKLQMEGEPLELPPSLATPFGLVLHELATNAAKYGALHTEDGRVKLSWKRGNNHRELIVVWEESGGPPVEPPAKQGFGGAMIEKSLPGATVTRDFNPSGLVCTIKIELPETHDGNGDR; encoded by the coding sequence ATGGACGAAGAACTAGATCTACCAATCGTAGCGATCGGTGCCTCGGCAGGTGGGGTTCAGGCGCTCCAGACCTTCTTCGACCAGATGGCCGACGACACGAATGCGGCTTTCGTTGTCATTGTTCACCTCGATCCCGAGCATCGGAGCGAACTCGCCAGCATCATCGCAGCGCATACGTCCATGCCGGTGACGCAGGTCGACCGTGACGCACCGCTGAACGCAAATAATGTCTACGTCATTTCCCCGAACCGGCGACTGAAAATCGAAGACGGAACGATCGCAGCGCTTCCATTCGAAGAAAAGCACGCGCGAAGGGCACCAATCGATCTGTTCCTGCGCTCGCTTGCTGAAGACCACGGGCCGGCCTTTGCTGTAATCCTCACGGGAGCGGGGGGCGATGGTGCGATCGGCGTCACCGCCATCAAGGAAGCCGGTGGGATAGTCCTGGTTCAAGATCCGAACGAGGCTGAATATGCCTCGATGCCGCGCAGTGCGATCGCTACCGAGATGGCGGATTTCGTTTTGCCGCTACCCGAAATCACGGATCGCCTCGCCGAACTTCTTGCGGCACGCGATCACCTTCCGTCAACCTATGTTCGATCCGGAGATGAGGACTTGCTCGGCCGGATCCTCGCGCATGTCAGGGTCCGTACTGGTCACGACTTTTCTCAGTACAAGCGCGCAACCATCCTCAGGCGGATAGCGCGACGAGCCCAGGTCACACGCAAGGAGACGCTTGCCGAGTATTACACGTATCTGCGTGATACGCCGGAGGAGTCTCAGGCGCTCTTCACCGACTTCTTGATCTCGGTCACTATGTTCTTTCGCGATCAGGCCGCATTCAATTCGTTAATGCAAAACGCCATTCCCCAAATCTTCGACACAAAGGAAATGGAGGAGAGAATCCGGGTGTGGGTACCGGGCTGCGCCACGGGGGAGGAAACCTATACGATCGCCATCCTCCTGCTTGAGGAAGCGGCCCGCAGAGACCTCTCTCCGGAGATTCAGGTATTCGGTTCTGATCTCGACGATCGGGCGCTAGCAATCGCCCGGGAAGGACGGTACCCGATGACCATTGAGAGCGACCTCTCGGAGGAAAGGTTGCGCCGGTTCTTTCAGCGCGAAGGGGAACATTACCGTGTCCGCCGCGAACTGCGCGACGTCGTCATGTTCGCAAGTCATAGTCTTCTGCGCGATCCCCCCTTCTCACATTTGGATATGATTTCCTGTCGCAACTTGCTGATCTATCTCGATCGGCCGCTGCAACAGCAAGTCTGCAACACCTTCCACTACGCCCTCAATGCTGGCGGGTTCCTCTTCCTCGGGTCTTCCGAAAATGCAGACCATCCTGCCGGCCTGTTTCGGACCGTCGACCGGGAAGCGCGCATCTATCGATCTCTCGCAAGCAACAACGACCGTCGACCGGCGCTGCCGGTATTGCTTGGACCGCACCATTCTGCCGAACGCGCACCGATTTTCACCCGTCCGCCGTCGGCCGGCGGCAGCATCAGCGACGTCGCTCTTCACCGCCAGATGCTCGAGAAGATTGCTCCCCCAAGCATGCTGGTAGATGAAAGCCATCGCGCCATCCATCTGTCTGAGAACGCTGGCCGGTTCCTACGCCCATCGGGTGGCCCAGTCAGTACCGATGCGACCGATCTCGTGCGAGAAGAGTTTCGTTTTGACCTTCGGGCAGCGCTTCACAGGGCGTTCGAGCGAAACGAAGCGACCCTGAGCATGCCAATCCTCGCGCACCTGGAAGGGCAACAGCACCGGGTCTATATCCAGGTCAAGCCGGTCATTCAGAGCGGCGATCCGACACGGCACGTTCTGGTCCTCTTCATCGAGGGGGAGTCGCTCGAAAAGACAGAGGAGGTCTTATCCGAGAACCCCGATGACAGACCAGCGGTGAACCAGACGATCCGCCAATTGCAAGAGGAACTACAGCTCGCGCAGAACAGACTGAGAGTAACGCGAGAAGAATCAGAGGCCGCAAACGAGGAATTGCGCGCCGCCAATGAAGAGCTTCAGTCGATGAACGAGGAATATCGTTCCACGGCCGAAGAGCTCGAAACCAGCAAGGAAGAATTGCAGTCGATTAACGAGGAGCTACAGACCGTCAACAACGAGCTGAAACTCAAGCTCGAGAGTGTTTCGCGTGCCCACAGTGATCTGCAGAACCTCATGGCAGCGACGGATGTTGCGACGCTCTTTCTTAATCCATCGCTGCGGATCAAGCGCTTCACGCCGCGGTTGACCGAAATCTTCAACGTGACCCAGAACGATGAAGGGCGCCCTATCACCGACTTCACGCACCAGCTTGAGTATGAGAACCTGGCGGCCGACGCACGGTCTGTTCTTGAAAACCTTGCACCAGTGGAGCACGAAGTCAAAAGCCGTAACGACGGCTGGTATCTCGTTCGCATACGGCCCTACCGAACCATCGACGACAAGATAGACGGCGTTGTTGCAACCTTTGTCGACGTCACGGAGCGACGCCGAGCCGAAGAAGTCGCACGGGAAAGCAAGCAGCGCCTCGAACAGGCCTCGCGCCTTATTGACCTTTCGCGCTCGCCGATCTTTGTCTGGGACTTCGACAACGGGATCAAACAATGGAACCGCGGCAGCGAGGAGCTGTACGGCTATTCGCGCGACGAGGCCGTCGGCAAGCGAAAAGAAGAGCTGCTTAAGACCGACGTGCCCGGATCGTCTTTCGAGCAACTACGTCAGTCGCTTCTCGGCTCCGGTCAGTGGAGTGGTGAGCTGCGCCACACCACCAAGGCCGGGCAGGTCCTGACGATCGAAAGTCAAATCGAATTGCTCCCCCTCGGCGACCGGCGGCTTGTGCTCGAAAGCACCCGGGATGTAACGGACCGGAAGCGGTGGGAGAGACGCCGGCAGTTGCTCGTCAACGAGCTCAGCCACCGCGTCAAGAACACCCTTGCAGTTGTTCAGTCACTTGCCCGTCAGACTTTGCGTGCGACGAGCTCAAGCGATGAATTTGTCGAGCGTTTTGAAGGCCGGCTGTCTGCTCTGGCTAGCGCCCACCAGTTGCTGTTCAAATCGGAGTGGAGGGGGGCCGAATTGGGGACACTTGCCATGAGCCAGTTGAACGCTTACGGCGGAGACAAGAAAAAACTCCAGATGGAAGGCGAACCGCTTGAGCTGCCACCGTCGCTCGCCACGCCTTTTGGTCTCGTTCTGCACGAGCTTGCCACCAATGCTGCAAAGTATGGGGCCCTCCACACCGAGGACGGTCGCGTGAAGCTTAGCTGGAAACGTGGGAACAACCACCGCGAGTTGATAGTTGTCTGGGAGGAAAGCGGTGGACCGCCGGTCGAGCCGCCCGCCAAACAGGGTTTTGGCGGTGCAATGATCGAGAAAAGCTTGCCGGGTGCGACGGTAACACGTGACTTTAACCCGTCCGGCTTGGTCTGCACGATCAAAATTGAGCTTCCGGAGACCCATGATGGCAATGGGGACCGATAA
- a CDS encoding chemotaxis protein CheB: MGTRNFIAIGGSVGSVAAVKQLLSQLPVGFAPSVFIALHVGARGSNLLADIFAENAPIPVTTAVDSETIEAGHVYVAPADRHLIVSQGLIWLGKGPRENLSRPAIDPLFRSVGADYGAASIGLVLSGMLNDGAAGLADLKRCGGIAIVQNPADAEAPDMPVGALAATDVDYRASLADLPKLLVKLVGEPAGSSPPVADDIKLEIDIALGRQSGAAVIAEIAGAVPLSCPSCGGVLSQIKSSPPLRFRCQVGHAFTSDVLASDEEGTVTGAVRMALRVIEERITLSEKMAEDARRSGRKAAALANEKRAEESRGYAEVLRRGLAEGF; this comes from the coding sequence ATGGGCACCCGCAATTTCATCGCAATAGGCGGGTCGGTTGGCTCGGTCGCAGCTGTGAAGCAATTGCTTTCGCAGTTGCCGGTCGGGTTTGCGCCTTCAGTCTTTATCGCCCTTCATGTCGGCGCGCGGGGGAGCAACCTTCTGGCGGATATCTTTGCTGAAAACGCGCCGATCCCGGTCACAACAGCTGTGGATAGTGAGACCATTGAAGCGGGACATGTCTATGTCGCTCCAGCCGATCGTCACCTGATCGTAAGCCAGGGCTTGATCTGGCTTGGAAAAGGGCCGCGGGAGAACCTCTCACGTCCGGCAATTGATCCGTTATTCCGCTCGGTTGGAGCCGACTACGGCGCTGCCTCGATCGGACTCGTTCTTTCGGGCATGTTGAACGATGGCGCAGCTGGCCTTGCTGACTTGAAGCGTTGCGGCGGGATCGCCATCGTCCAGAACCCAGCAGACGCCGAAGCGCCAGACATGCCAGTGGGGGCTCTGGCGGCAACCGACGTTGACTATCGCGCCTCTCTTGCTGATCTCCCAAAACTCCTCGTCAAGCTCGTCGGCGAACCCGCGGGCTCCTCTCCTCCCGTCGCCGACGACATCAAGCTCGAAATTGACATAGCACTTGGACGGCAATCGGGTGCCGCAGTGATCGCCGAAATCGCTGGCGCAGTGCCGTTGTCCTGTCCTTCGTGCGGGGGGGTACTCTCCCAGATCAAGTCATCCCCTCCTTTGAGATTCCGCTGCCAGGTTGGCCATGCGTTCACTTCTGACGTACTTGCATCAGACGAAGAAGGAACGGTTACCGGTGCAGTACGGATGGCGCTTCGCGTCATCGAAGAGCGCATCACACTGAGCGAAAAAATGGCTGAGGACGCCCGCCGAAGTGGGCGCAAGGCGGCCGCGCTTGCGAACGAAAAACGGGCTGAAGAAAGCCGAGGTTATGCCGAGGTGTTGCGGCGAGGATTGGCCGAAGGCTTCTAG
- a CDS encoding DUF1328 domain-containing protein — MLKWALIFFVVSVVAGLLGFTGLSAASAGIAKILFFVAVAIFIIFLVLAFMAGSIAF, encoded by the coding sequence ATGCTTAAATGGGCCCTAATTTTCTTCGTGGTCTCGGTTGTGGCGGGCTTGCTCGGCTTTACGGGTCTGTCGGCCGCATCTGCCGGCATTGCCAAGATTCTCTTCTTTGTCGCCGTGGCGATCTTTATCATTTTTCTTGTACTTGCCTTCATGGCGGGCAGCATCGCTTTTTGA
- a CDS encoding DUF982 domain-containing protein: MTNLEVDRLWDEPVILDRDGRVLQVQSTRDAYLCLKNHWPVESGSAKAAAVTTCEAGLLGSTTPDAARQAFLEAAEEAGWRVKSWTDAKPP, encoded by the coding sequence ATGACGAATCTAGAGGTAGACCGACTCTGGGACGAGCCCGTGATCCTTGATCGGGATGGCCGGGTGCTCCAGGTGCAAAGCACCCGCGACGCCTATCTCTGCTTGAAAAACCACTGGCCGGTGGAAAGTGGATCGGCGAAAGCCGCGGCAGTTACCACCTGCGAGGCAGGCCTTTTAGGATCAACCACCCCGGACGCCGCCCGGCAGGCATTTCTCGAGGCGGCCGAGGAAGCAGGCTGGCGGGTAAAATCCTGGACTGACGCGAAACCGCCCTGA
- a CDS encoding cysteine hydrolase family protein, whose amino-acid sequence MKTGKWVHLCVDMQRMFEEETPWQAKWMSKIADQVTEVATRSAQHTIFTRFVPPTASQDMAGMWRTYYDKWPMMTATRLEPGLIDLISPLQRLVPPARILDKRTYSPWLSGTLERLLIHDHVEEIVITGGETDVCVLATVLGAIDLGMHVVLLKDAVYSSADTTHDAALLLLGNRFSVQVEIATTEEWLMAMPSA is encoded by the coding sequence ATGAAAACGGGAAAATGGGTGCATCTCTGTGTCGATATGCAGCGCATGTTCGAGGAGGAAACGCCTTGGCAAGCAAAATGGATGAGCAAGATCGCCGACCAGGTGACGGAGGTCGCCACACGATCTGCGCAGCACACCATATTTACGAGATTTGTGCCTCCGACCGCGTCTCAAGACATGGCTGGCATGTGGCGCACTTACTACGATAAGTGGCCCATGATGACGGCGACACGCCTGGAGCCCGGACTGATCGATCTTATCTCCCCCTTGCAGCGTCTGGTGCCGCCGGCGCGGATTCTTGACAAGCGCACCTATTCTCCATGGCTGAGTGGGACGTTGGAGCGGCTCCTAATCCACGATCACGTCGAGGAGATCGTCATTACGGGCGGGGAGACCGATGTTTGCGTTCTGGCGACGGTGCTGGGTGCCATTGATCTTGGCATGCACGTGGTCCTGCTGAAAGATGCCGTATACAGTTCCGCCGACACAACGCATGATGCCGCGCTCCTGCTCTTAGGCAATCGTTTTTCCGTACAAGTCGAAATCGCAACCACCGAAGAATGGTTGATGGCAATGCCTTCGGCATGA
- a CDS encoding catalase, with the protein MARSAKQTSNKRSNIRGEKLVRGNGGELHQMAEGDQNVLTTAQGGPVADDQNTLKAGERGPALLEDFHFREKIFHFDHERIPERVVHARGYGAHGYFETYESLAAYTRADIFQRAGEKTPVFVRFSTVAGSKGSFDLARDVRGFAVKFYTKEGNWDLVGNNIPVFFIQDAIKFPDIIHSVKPEPDRGFPQAQSAHDNFWDFISLTPESIHMIMWIMSDRAIPRSFRFMQGFGVHTFRLVNAKNESIFVKFIWKPKLGMQSVVWNEAVKINGADPDFHRRDLWNAIQSGDFPEWELNLQLFDQNFADSFDFDVLDPTKLIPEEVIKPMPVGRLVLDRMPENFFAETEQVAFMTQNVPPGIDFSNDPLLQGRNFSYLDTQLKRLGSPNFTHLPINAPKCPFHHFQQDGHMAMRNPVGRVNYQPNSWGEGPRESPQHGFTNFAEEIEGQKLRIRSASFADHYSQARQFFISQTATEQRHIAMALTFELSKCENPAIRERMVAHLLNVDETLAETVADKIGIEKLPEPADAAMPPRDDLPASPALSIIKNGPASFAGRKVGVLVTAGADAGLLNALQAEIEKEGAVMEVIAPKVGGVAAADGTLVKGKHMIDGGPSVLFDAIALVVSQEGADRLQKEAAARDFVADAFAHCKFIAFSPEAQLLLSQAGIDPEPDEGLIALDDQKAAGKFVEACRKLRLWSRETTVKL; encoded by the coding sequence ATGGCCAGATCTGCCAAGCAGACATCGAACAAGCGTTCCAACATCCGCGGCGAAAAACTCGTTCGAGGCAACGGAGGGGAACTTCATCAGATGGCCGAAGGGGATCAGAATGTCCTCACAACCGCGCAGGGCGGCCCCGTTGCAGACGACCAAAACACATTGAAAGCAGGAGAGCGAGGTCCCGCATTGCTGGAAGATTTCCACTTTCGCGAGAAAATCTTCCACTTCGACCACGAACGTATTCCCGAGCGTGTTGTGCACGCACGCGGCTACGGCGCCCATGGGTATTTTGAAACCTATGAATCACTGGCAGCCTATACCCGCGCCGATATTTTTCAACGAGCCGGAGAAAAAACGCCCGTCTTCGTTCGCTTCTCCACCGTCGCCGGATCAAAGGGGTCTTTCGATCTCGCGCGGGATGTACGCGGCTTTGCCGTCAAATTTTATACCAAGGAGGGAAACTGGGACCTCGTCGGCAACAACATCCCGGTCTTCTTCATCCAGGATGCAATTAAGTTCCCCGACATCATTCATTCGGTGAAGCCCGAGCCGGACCGTGGGTTCCCGCAGGCGCAGTCGGCCCACGACAACTTTTGGGACTTCATATCGCTGACGCCGGAATCCATCCACATGATCATGTGGATCATGTCGGACCGGGCCATTCCTCGCTCGTTTCGCTTTATGCAAGGTTTCGGGGTTCACACGTTTCGGCTGGTGAACGCAAAAAATGAATCCATTTTCGTGAAGTTCATTTGGAAGCCAAAACTGGGCATGCAATCAGTTGTGTGGAATGAGGCCGTGAAAATCAACGGGGCTGATCCAGACTTCCATCGGCGTGATCTCTGGAACGCTATTCAGTCTGGCGACTTTCCGGAATGGGAGTTGAACCTACAGCTTTTCGACCAGAATTTTGCAGACAGCTTCGACTTTGACGTCCTCGATCCTACCAAGCTTATCCCGGAAGAAGTGATCAAACCTATGCCTGTCGGTCGGCTTGTACTTGATCGAATGCCGGAAAATTTCTTTGCCGAGACCGAACAGGTGGCGTTCATGACACAGAACGTGCCACCTGGCATCGATTTTTCAAATGATCCCCTGCTGCAGGGACGGAATTTCTCGTACCTCGATACACAGTTGAAACGGCTCGGCAGCCCGAATTTCACCCATTTGCCCATCAACGCTCCCAAATGTCCGTTCCACCACTTTCAGCAGGACGGGCATATGGCTATGCGCAACCCGGTCGGCCGCGTCAATTACCAGCCTAATTCATGGGGTGAAGGACCAAGAGAAAGCCCCCAGCACGGTTTTACCAACTTCGCTGAGGAGATCGAAGGCCAAAAGCTACGGATACGCTCTGCAAGCTTTGCCGATCATTATAGTCAGGCACGGCAGTTCTTTATCAGCCAGACGGCGACGGAACAGCGACATATCGCGATGGCTTTGACGTTCGAGCTAAGCAAATGCGAAAACCCGGCGATCCGTGAACGCATGGTCGCCCATCTTCTCAATGTCGATGAGACTCTCGCTGAGACCGTGGCGGACAAGATTGGCATCGAGAAGTTGCCTGAACCGGCCGACGCCGCCATGCCCCCCCGGGACGATCTTCCTGCCTCCCCGGCGCTCTCGATTATCAAAAACGGCCCCGCCAGTTTCGCCGGCAGGAAAGTCGGCGTCCTTGTGACCGCAGGAGCCGATGCGGGGCTATTGAATGCGCTCCAGGCAGAAATCGAAAAGGAAGGTGCCGTCATGGAAGTGATTGCACCGAAAGTCGGGGGCGTCGCTGCTGCCGACGGCACCTTGGTGAAAGGCAAGCACATGATTGATGGCGGTCCCTCGGTGCTGTTTGACGCAATCGCGCTTGTTGTTTCCCAAGAGGGGGCAGACAGGCTTCAAAAAGAAGCCGCAGCCCGCGATTTCGTTGCGGATGCCTTTGCCCACTGCAAGTTCATCGCGTTTTCGCCCGAGGCGCAGTTACTTTTGAGCCAGGCCGGGATCGATCCCGAACCGGACGAGGGTTTGATCGCACTTGACGATCAAAAAGCTGCCGGGAAATTTGTTGAAGCCTGTCGCAAGTTGCGTCTTTGGAGCCGAGAGACGACGGTGAAGCTTTAG
- a CDS encoding DUF3606 domain-containing protein, translating to MVDDPKKQGRDRQFVSTQEHEVAYIMKTAKVIRQKALEAIRIASPARDKVLAHLRGKEGSP from the coding sequence ATGGTTGACGACCCCAAGAAACAAGGCCGGGACAGACAATTCGTGTCCACGCAGGAGCATGAAGTCGCCTACATCATGAAAACTGCGAAAGTGATCCGACAAAAGGCTCTCGAGGCAATTCGCATCGCAAGTCCAGCACGCGACAAGGTGCTGGCGCATTTACGCGGGAAAGAGGGGAGCCCGTGA
- a CDS encoding DUF3606 domain-containing protein, translating into MLNDLRMRRDGTPFVSTQEIAYIVLAGKVTRGEAIEAIRTVGPARETVLAYLRQRREVAP; encoded by the coding sequence ATGCTCAACGATCTGAGAATGCGTCGCGACGGCACACCTTTCGTGTCGACGCAGGAAATTGCCTATATCGTTCTGGCTGGAAAGGTCACGCGGGGGGAGGCCATTGAGGCGATCAGAACCGTCGGACCGGCGCGTGAAACAGTACTGGCATACCTCCGTCAACGCCGAGAGGTCGCGCCATGA